A single Chloroflexota bacterium DNA region contains:
- a CDS encoding zinc ribbon domain-containing protein → MPLYEYECPECGRKLELRRGIAEGERDVKCPECGKGILKRVLSLFSTASSDKSCAPSGST, encoded by the coding sequence ATGCCGCTCTATGAATACGAATGCCCGGAGTGCGGCCGGAAACTGGAGCTACGCCGCGGCATTGCCGAGGGCGAGCGCGACGTCAAGTGCCCGGAGTGCGGGAAGGGTATACTCAAGCGAGTTCTGTCTCTCTTCAGTACCGCGTCTTCTGATAAGAGCTGTGCGCCGAGCGGTTCCACCTGA